The nucleotide sequence TTGTTCCTTTTATACCGAAAGACAGGCAGACACTCCTACATTGGGCTTTTGACAGTAGAGAAATCTAAAAATTTTAAACTCAAATAAAAGGACACTATACCATATAGTGTCCCTCTCTTTAATATCTAGGAGAATAAATAATTGGAGAAGTCCCAAATAAAATATCCTTACCTTTAACTTCTCTTTCAACAGTTATCATCTCTTCTACAATATTAGTCATATTTCTATAAATTTCAGGAGGGCAGACTGACTCCAATTGAATTCCTTCATGTTTTTTTAAATGAGTATAGTTTTTCCACAACCATTGTTTAACTTTTTTTACATCGGAAGGTTTTCTCAGAGTATTTAAGATCTGCCACCTTATTTCTTCTAAAACATTTAGAGGCGGATCTATCTTAAATCCAGCTATTCTTTTCCCTAACTCCCTTGCAAATTTTTCATCGATCTCCTGTGACAAGAATTTTAAAGTGTGCCATGTATCATAAAGTTCCTTTAAATTATTTATCTCTCTATGTTTTAGCCACACAAAAGCACTGAGTCTTCTCCTCCAATCCCACCATTTAACAGGACTCTGTAGATCTTGTGCTGGGATTAAAAAAATTCCCCTTTCCAATAACAATGCCCCAAATACTCCAGGGGGATGTCCCAGCCTTTGATTTTTTAATGTCGTTCTATAAACTCCACAGCTTGGACTTCCTTCCATAAAAATATAGGCGTCTACATGAGCTCTTTCCAAGGTTTCAAAACAAGCCTCAGCTCCTTTTTTCATCATCAATGAAAGATCTCTTCCCTTTTTATTTTTTATTTTCGCATCTCCCTTCCAAAAATCATGACCATTTCCACTTGTAAGTCTGATAGGAAGTCTTGGAACTCCCATTCCACTCATAACCTCGGGACAGACAGGGGTCCAAATATAATTTGATTTTTCTCTTTTAAGGTATCCTAACATCTCATACCCTTTTGAATTGTACCTGACTTTTGCACCATACATACAGGCTGAAATTCCAATTTTTATTTTTTGATCAAATATATATGACAATAAAATCGCCTCCATATAAAATATTAATACTGTTAAAGAATATACTTATAATAAGTTTAAATCCTATAAAAAATAATTTTTTTTCGATTTCTTTGTCCTATGGAAGACTTAAGTGAGTGAAATAAAGAATAAAGATCAAGATTTCTCATATTTAATCTTTGTTTTAGAAATATCCAGTAAAAATTTCTCCTCTAAGAGGCATAATAAGTCTCTTAAAGGGCTCATTAAACCTCTTACTGGATATTTGAGTTCTTCATCCACCAACTCCCTCTCTATCCTTGATTTAATTGACTTAGAGCGGAGCTCTTATTTCGTTTTTTAGAAAACAGAGGATAAATCATAAGGGGTCGTCACTCAACAGGCCTTCAGGGGCAAATAAACGGCTTTTTTTATTAGGTTATTCTAGATTTTTTCTATCTTTATGACTAGTATAAAGTCCAACAAAATCTATGTCAAAAAAGCAAAAAATATGATGAAATTATAACGTTCTCATGCTATTACGAGAGCTTAAATAATGATTTTTTTTAGATTAGAATCTACAGGTAAGTTAAAGAATAAATAGAAAAAGAAGGAAAATTGTAAAACAATTTGAAATTAATTTACATAGGAGTAAATAAAAGACAGCTGGGAGGGATAAGAGTATGAAGAAAAAAATCCAATTCAATGACAAGATGCAGAGCGGTTATTATTACCTGATCGAACCTATAGGTAAAAATTTTGATCCTGAATTCAAACCAGAACTTACTCCCAAAGAGATGCTGGAATTAGGAGTTTTCGGTGGAAAATATATGACTGATTGCAGAGATGAATTCCCCCCATCCTGGTATGAAAATGCCAAGCTCTCACCGGAGATAAAAAATCCAAAGTTGAATTTTTTTAAGGTAGACGCTTCATTGTCTTTAAAAAAATGGGAGGAAAAGGGGTGGATAAATCCTGTGGATCCTAGAGGATGGTTTCAGTGGTATTGCAGATACTACTGTGGCAGAAGGATGGTTGAGGAGGACAGAAGGCAAATTAAGCGATGGAAAGCTATGAAAAGACATCTAGGAGCAGTTAAAAAAAATTGTATTCCTATGGATCTAGAATGCCGTGTCAAACAAAGGCAGGCACTCCTCCATTGGGCTTATGATAGTAGGAAAATATAAAATTATTAATAAAATAGGACATCGATTTATTCTTCGATGTCCTATTTTTAAATTTATTACTCTCTCTATGAAAAATTATCATAGAAAATATCTCTTATACCATTGTGATTAAGGATATTATTACAGGCTCCTATCATCCCTGGACTTCCACAAAGAAACCCTTCCCTGTGTTTAGAGGAATCAATTTCAGTTTTTAAATATTTATCCAAAACATCAGTAATCAAACCTTTTTCACCATCCCAATCGTCATCAGGTGAACAGTTTGATAATGCAGGAATAAAGTGAAAGTTAGGCCATTTTTTTTCTATCTCTTGAAATTCTTTAAGTAAAAATAAATCTTTTATAGTCCTTGCTCCAAAAAAATACCAAACTTCTCTATCAATTTCACCCTTCTCTAACATGTCATGAAACATAGACTTAAACGGAGCCATACCAGATCCCC is from Psychrilyobacter atlanticus DSM 19335 and encodes:
- a CDS encoding DUF523 domain-containing protein, with product MSYIFDQKIKIGISACMYGAKVRYNSKGYEMLGYLKREKSNYIWTPVCPEVMSGMGVPRLPIRLTSGNGHDFWKGDAKIKNKKGRDLSLMMKKGAEACFETLERAHVDAYIFMEGSPSCGVYRTTLKNQRLGHPPGVFGALLLERGIFLIPAQDLQSPVKWWDWRRRLSAFVWLKHREINNLKELYDTWHTLKFLSQEIDEKFARELGKRIAGFKIDPPLNVLEEIRWQILNTLRKPSDVKKVKQWLWKNYTHLKKHEGIQLESVCPPEIYRNMTNIVEEMITVEREVKGKDILFGTSPIIYSPRY